The following are from one region of the Trichoderma breve strain T069 chromosome 5, whole genome shotgun sequence genome:
- a CDS encoding sugar transporter domain-containing protein: protein MAPYLGLSGKSLNFIIGIIGATAFALQGYDQAVGNGILTLKTFLNVFPQTDTLDTKGAQKSHNATIQGTTIAIYEVGCTLGALACVYIGDKLGRIRTVFAAGVVTLVGVAIQTSAFSLGQFIAGRVITGLGLGACTATVPMWISECANAKDRGYFVLLQGLFALGGIVTATWLEFGLFYVKDNAVNWRFPIAFQAVLALIVVSVILFMPESPRWLLKNARTEEASKVLAVLGDTSTESETIAAEIATISSAIEQETSSDGWNNPFAMNHGRYFHRTMLGLGVTFLGEMTGVNIVTFYSTTIFQINLGYSGTTSRVISGCLQIWQLLAAGLAVFLVDRVGRRPLLIVSAAGMAVAHACLAGLTSNLHNKHASDAAIFFYFVALFFFPIGLFLLPFMYAAEIAPLRTRSQVTAMAAAIHWLFGFVIAEVTPVAFANISWRYYIVYASISAFSSVVFYLLYPETRGRTLEEIDEIFTQSKSIFDTVGVAKTLPFATLPDLENEKAPRVEQSE from the exons ATGGCCCCTTATCTCGGCTTGAGTGGCAAGTCACTCAATTTCATCATTGGAATCATCGGCGCAactgcttttgctcttcaaGGATACGATCAAGCTGTTGGAAATGGTATCCTTACTCTAAAGACGTTCTTGAATGTTTTCCCCCAGACGGACACGCTTGACACGAAAGGCGCTCAAAAGTCACATAACGCTACAATCCAAGGCACAACCATTGCCATTTACGAAGTCGGCTGCACGCTTGGGGCTCTGGCCTGCGTGTATATCGGTGACAAATTAGGTCGCATCCGGACTGTatttgctgctggtgttgtgACACTCGTAGGAGTGGCCATTCAAACATCGGCCTTTAGCCTCGGACAATTCATCGCTGGAAGAGTCATAACAG GACTCGGCCTTGGAGCATGTACCGCGACTGTTCCTATGTGGATCTCGGAATGTGCAAACGCTAAAGACCGCGGGtattttgttcttcttcaaggcttATTCGCCTTGGGGGGCATTGTTACCGCCACTTGGCTGGAGTTTGGGCTTTTTTATGTCAAAGACAACGCTGTCAACTGGCGGTTTCCTATCGCCTTTCAAGCAGTCCTGGCATTGATTGTTGTCAGTGTTATTCTGTTCATGCCGGAATCACCTCGCTGGCTTCTCAAGAATGCACGCACAGAAGAAGCCTCTAAAGTCTTGGCTGTTCTCGGAGACACGTCCACGGAGTCGGAGACTATTGCCGCGGAAATTGCGACTATCAGCAGCGCTATAGAGCAGGAAACCAGCAGTGATGGCTGGAACAACCCTTTTGCTATGAACCATGGACGATATTTTCATCGCACAATGCTCGGGCTCGGAGTGACCTTTTTAGGAGAAATGACTGGTGTCAACATTGTCACGTTTTACTCGACAACCATCTTCCAGATTAATCTCGGATATTCTGGAACTACATCTCGAGTCATCTCTGGGTGCCTCCAAATATGGCAACTCCTTGCTGCCGGCCTGGCCGTCTTCCTTGTGGACCGCGTCGGTCGCAGGCCCCTTCTTATCGTTTCGGCTGCAGGCATGGCTGTAGCGCACGCATGTTTGGCCGGTCTAACTTCCAATCTTCATAACAAGCATGCTTCCGATGCGGCGAttttcttctactttgttgctctcttcttttttcccatcggcctctttctccttccCTTTATGTATGCTGCCGAGATCGCTCCTCTTAGAACTCGATCACAGGTTACTGCAATGGCTGCCGCTATACACTGGTTATTTGGTTTCGTTATCGCCGAGGTCACCCCAGTGGCGTTTGCAAATATTTCATGGAGGTATTATATCGTATATGCTTCCATCAGTGCCTTTTCCTCAGTCGTGTTCTATCTCTTGTACCCGGAAACGCGGGGCCGCACTCtggaagagattgatgagattttCACTCAGTCCAAGTCAATCTTCGACACAGTGGGTGTTGCAAAGACACTGCCATTCGCAACTCTTCCTGATTTAGAGAATGAGAAAGCTCCGCGTGTAGAGCAAAGCGAATAG
- a CDS encoding fungal zn(2)-Cys(6) binuclear cluster domain-containing protein, translated as MSANDRESSSNNTPLRRRNRKVFAACQRCRYRKIRCDGSFPSCTNCQKAGEPCIDPHREKEIPRSYVVSLEQKVKSLEAIIANRCPDIDLATVASVRQDAGSSSSAPQVCQGAAIDTLLPERGDSGRGHSTLSSPLATTAATSPWAPSRQAQSDTELLTHVIALVSLNGSSEPKYLGPSSGFSFAKLLASPGLRLDQQIHDADKLDAEAKALYRAECHAVPLPPFHEAAILAEAFFDEVQWQYPFLHKASFLSSLREVYNPKSQGQDESRAEIGANAANIRFQIFLVLAVGASTLSKTSGMAADAGNYYISAMQYSDRALYNVSLVTTQNHLLLAMNVGTALGRPLGIRNEACDVPLPSDFDDDTTELGANLRERKRPGQNSVAIKSTRVERQNLQGSQ; from the exons ATGTCTGCAAACGACCGTGAATCGTCGTCCAACAATACACCTCTTCGGCGCCGAAATCGGAAAGTGTTTGCCGCTTGTCAACGATGTCGATATCGTAAGATCCGCTGTGACGGGTCTTTCCCCTCATGTACCAATTGCCAAAAAGCTGGGGAACCATGTATCGATCCACACCGAGAAAAGGAGATTCCTCGGAG CTACGTTGTTTCATTGGAACAAAAAGTCAAGTCATTGGAAGCCATCATTGCAAACAGATGTCCCGACATAGACCTAGCCACTGTCGCATCAGTTCGCCAAGATGCCGGCTCTTCAAGTTCTGCACCACAGGTGTGTCAGGGCGCAGCCATAGATACCCTGCTGCCGGAACGTGGAGATTCCGGAAGAGGCCACTCGACTTTATCAAG TCCGCTGGCgacgacagcagcaacatctCCGTGGGCTCCATCAAGACAAGCGCAATCAGATACTGAACTCCTTACCCATGTAATTGCTCTTGTATCATTGAATGGCTCCTCAGAACCGAAATATCTCGGACCTTCAAGTggattttcttttgcaaAGCTACTAGCCAGTCCAGGGCTAAGATTGGACCAGCAAATACATGACGCAGATAAGCTAGATGCTGAGGCCAAAGCATTATATCGGGCAGAATGCCATGCCGTACCTCTCCCCCCGTTCCACGAGGCTGCAATTCTTGCCGAAGCTTTCTTTGACGAGGTCCAGTGGCAGTACCCCTTCCTACACAAGGCATCCTTCCTATCTTCCCTTCGTGAAGTATATAACCCTAAaagtcaaggccaagacgaATCTAGGGCCGAGATTGGGGCGAATGCTGCTAATATTCGGTTTCAAATTTTCCTGGTGCTTGCCGTCGGTGCATCTACCCTTTCCAAAACATCTGGCATGGCAGCAGACGCTGGGAATTACTACATCTCGGCAATGCAATATAGCGACAGAGCTTTATACAATGTTTCTCTGGTTACAACACAAAATCATCTTCTTTTAGCAAT GAATGTCGGCACTGCTCTCGGACGACCACTTGGGATCAGGAATGAAGCCTGTGACGTGCCG CTTCCATCAGattttgatgatgatactACGGAGCTTGGTGCTAatttgagagagagaaaga GACCCGGACAGAATTCCGTGGCCATCAAATCTACACGCGTGGAGAGACAGAACTTACAAGGATCTCAATGA
- a CDS encoding glycosyl hydrolase family 92 domain-containing protein — MFSLVVLGILAKASTVTASPTQHEDPSVYVNPFIGTAGPDGTGANSGDTFPGVSVPFGVVKLGPDTTEMNPSTNAFAGYTPDGNVTGFTCFHECGIGGASKYGVVGHMPLTTLSGVNVLDNATYQQPRVTMDRASVGYYRSDLANGVKVELAASDHAGFIQYTYPKNTERIVLFDVSHNLPSLAEFIKSQSYSNGQIEVKKNGKRVQGWGVWRGGWGGTGINWGIYFCNDFDSTPSTWQYFSGPWNAPDNPPSPSTPVTWGNAVGALFSFPHKKTVVKSKVGVSFISVEKACAFQSEIPSWTLNQTVQSTKKLWNDEVFSKISVKESTKNDTRLTLFYSALYRMHQMPSDRTGENPDWPQRGIDMIRSLIDIWRHVGFMPDGRSGNHNGKVQGGSNADNVLADAYVKGYTDGINWKDGYKAVWTDAEVVPPPNNDPEDASCYVSTTFSSSISRTVEYSLNDFAVSQIAKGIAPHDYQKYLKRSGNWKNLWNADINQYNTSGFLGPRYPNGTVITIAPQDTSYTTEGLPWEYTWTIPFDMQGLIDKMGGPDATEKRLDLMFVPNLRTVDLGVGVGSGTTLFNPGNEPSFGTPFLYNYLPGRQYKAVNQSRVNIDENYFAGSNGLPGNSDAGAMDSWMLWQMLGLYPVVTQPVYLILAPWFEDISVSVGGSYTLRIKAKGLSNNSFFVQSLKVNGKAWNKSWLEHSDIAKGGLLEFVLGPEPKSWDTGAVPPSPGHQ; from the exons ATGTTTTCATTGGTGGTGCTTGGCATTCTTGCCAAGGCTTCAACAGTTACTGCATCGCCAACTCAACATGAAGACCCTTCCGTATATGTGAACCCTTTTATCGGCACTGCTGGGCCTGATGGCACCGGTGCAAACTCTGGAGACACATTTCCTGGTGTTTCTGTGCCTTTCGGGGTTGTGAAACTCGGCCCGGATACTACGGAGATGAATCCCAGCACAAACGCATTTGCTGGATACACACCGGATGGAAATG TCACTGGATTCACTTGCTTCCACGAATGTGGCATAGGAGGAGCCTCAAAGTACGGTGTGGTCGGACATATGCCACTTACAACTCTGTCAGGTGTCAATGTTCTCGATAATGCAACTTACCAGCAGCCTCGTGTTACAATGGATAGGGCATCCGTTGGCTACTACCGCTCTGACCTAGCAAATGGTGTCAAAGTAGAGCTTGCCGCATCCGACCATGCTGGGTTTATTCAGTATACGTATCCGAAAAACACTGAGCGTATTGTCCTCTTTGATGTGTCGCATAACTTGCCCTCTTTGGCTGAGTTTATAAAATCTCAATCATATAGTAACGGTCAAATTGAGGTCAAAAAGAACGGCAAAAGAGTGCAGGGCTGGGGAGTTTGGAGGGGCGGCTGGGGGGGCACGGGAATCAATTGGGGA ATTTATTTTTGCAACGACTTTGATTCCACTCCTTCAACCTGGCAATACTTTTCTGGACCGTGGAATGCTCCAGACAACCCTCCAAGTCCTTCCACGCCAGTGACCTGGGGTAACGC AGTTGGCGCTCTATTTAGCTTTCCGCATAAAAAAACGGTTGTCAAGTCCAAGGTTGGGGTGTCATTCATCTCCGTCGAGAAGGCTTGTGCGTTTCAGAGCGAAATTCCATCTTGGACACTAAATCAGACTGTCCAATCGACTAAAAAGCTATGGAACGATGAAGTTTTTAGCAAGATATCGGTCAAAGAATCCACCAAGAACGATACACGGCTCACACTCTTCTACTCTGCCCTCTATCGCATGCATCAAATGCCTTCCGATAGAACCGGAGAAAATCCGGATTGG CCCCAGCGTGGCATTGACATGATACGCTCCCTCATTGACATATGGAGGCATGTTGGTTTCATGCCGGACGGCCGCAGTGGCAATCATAATGGCAAAGTACAAGGCGGCAGCAATGCTGATAATGTGCTGGCCGATGCCTATGTCAAGGGATACACCGACGGTATCAACTGGAAAGATGGCTACAAAGCAGTATGGACTGATGCAGAAGTTGTTCCACCTCCCAACAACGACCCAGAAGACGCGAGCT GTTATGTGTCAACAACATTTTCGTCAAGCATCAGTCGTACCGTTGAATATTCTCTGAATGACTTTGCAGTAAGTCAAATTGCGAAGGGTATAGCACCGCATGATTACCAAAAATATTTGAAACGATCAGG GAATTGGAAAAACCTTTGGAACGCGGACATAAATCAGTATAACACATCGGGATTTCTCGGTCCTCGCTATCCAAATGGAACGGTGATAACTATCGCCCCACAAGACACATCCTACACGACCGAAGGACTACCATGGG AATACACATGGACTATACCATTTGATATGCAAGGGCTTATCGACAAAATGGGTGGTCCCGATGCAACTGAGAAACGGCTTGACCTGATGTTTGTGCCTAATCTCCGAACGGTGGATTTAGGTGTAGGAGTTGGATCAGGAACAACCCTCTTCAATCCCG GCAACGAACCTAGTTTCGGCACTCCGTTTTTGTATAACTATTTGCCAGGCCGCCAATACAAAGCCGTGAATCAGTCCCGCGTGAACATTGATGAAAATTACTTCGCTGGATCCAACGGTCTTCCTGGAAACAGCGATGCTGGCGCTATGGACAGCTGGATGCTTTGGCAGATGCTGGGTCTGTATCCAGTGGTGACCCAGCCAGTCTACTTGATCCTGGCGCCATGGTTTGAGGATATTTCTGTCTCGGTCGGTGGTTCCTATACCCTTCGAATTAAAGCAAAGGGGCTGtccaacaacagcttcttTGTTCAGAGCCTCAAAGTCAATGGTAAAGCTTGGAACAAGAGCTGGCTGGAGCATAGTGACATTGCAAAGGGTGGACTGTTGGAGTTTGTCTTGGGCCCTGAGCCAAAGTCATGGGATACTGGAGCCGTCCCTCCAAGTCCAGGGCATCAGTAG